One Alligator mississippiensis isolate rAllMis1 chromosome 1, rAllMis1, whole genome shotgun sequence genomic window carries:
- the LOC132249567 gene encoding olfactory receptor 52M1-like: MMSPFNGSCFNPATFLLVGIPGLESLHMWISVPFCSMYVIALLGNCTILFIIKTEQSLHEPMYVFLSMLAIIDLVLSTSTIPKLLSIFWFNTWEISFSACLLQMFVIHSFSTIESGIFVAMAFDRYVAICKPLRHKTILTNAIIMAIGLAAVTRGVLYIFPLPLLTTRYACYRTNVIAHSYCEHMAVVMLVCEDITISNLYGLAIGFLVLVMDSLVILLSYFMILRAVLRLASIDARLKTFSTCVSHLCAILAFYTPIVASSMTHRFGRHVSPHIHILLANFYLLVPPMLNPIVYGARTKKIRHRVLKLLCPRKHFL, encoded by the coding sequence ATGATGTCACCCTTCAATGGTTCCTGCTTCAACCCTGCAACATTCCTCCTTGTTGGCATCCCCGGGCTTGAATCCTTGCACATGTGGATCTCGGTCCCCTTCTGCTCCATGTATGTCATTGCCCTCCTGGGGAACTGCACCATCCTCTTCATCATCAAGACAGAACAGAGCCTGCATGAGCCCATGTACGTTTTCCTCTCCATGTTGGCCATCATTGACCTGGTCCTCTCCACCTCCACCATCCCCAAGCTGCTGAGCATCTTCTGGTTTAACACCTGGGAAATCAGCTTCAGTGCCTGCCTCCTCCAGATGTTCGTCATTCACTCCTTTTCCACCATAGAGTCTGGGATCTTCGTGGCCATGGCCTTCGACCGGTATGTGGCCATCTGCAAGCCCTTGAGACACAAAACCATCCTAACCAATGCGATCATCATGGCTATTGGGCTTGCAGCCGTGACCCGCGGAGTACTGTACatcttccctctgcccctgctcaccacacGGTACGCGTGCTACCGGACCAATGTCATTGCCCACTCCTACTGCGAACACATGGCTGTGGTGATGCTGGTGTGTGAAGACATCACCATCAGCAACCTCTATGGCTTGGCCATTGGCTTCTTAGTGCTGGTCATGGACTCGCTTGTCATCCTCCTGTCCTACTTCATGATCCTGCGAGCCGTCCTCCGGCTTGCCTCCATTGATGCCCGCCTCAAGACTTTCAGCACCTGCGTCTCCCACCTCTGTGCCATCTTGGCTTTCTACACACCCATTGTGGCATCATCCATGACGCACCGCTTTGGGCGGCATGTGTCTCCTCACATTCACATCCTGCTAGCCAACTTCTACCTCCTTGTGCCGCCCATGCTCAACCCCATAGTGTATGGTGCCAGGACCAAGAAGATACGGCACAGGGTGCTCAAGCTCTTGTGTCCCAGGAAACACTTCCTCTGA
- the LOC132249562 gene encoding olfactory receptor 52M1-like: protein MMSPFNGSCFNPATFLLVGIPGLESLHMWISVPFCSMYVIALLGNCTILFIIKTEQSLHEPMYVFLSMLAIIDLVLSTSTIPKLLSIFWFNTWEISFSACLLQMFVIHSFSTIESGIFVAMAFDRYVAICKPLRHKTILTNAIIMAIGLAAVTRGVLYIFPLPLLTTRYACYWTNVIAHSYCEHMAVVMLVCEDITISNLYGLAIGFLVLVMDSLVILLSYFMILRAVLRLASIDARLKTFSTCVSHLCAILAFYTPIVASSMTHRFGRHVSPHIHILLANFYLLVPPMLNPIVYGARTKKIRHRVLKLLCPRKHFL, encoded by the coding sequence ATGATGTCACCCTTCAATGGTTCCTGCTTCAACCCTGCAACATTCCTCCTTGTTGGCATCCCCGGGCTTGAATCCTTGCACATGTGGATCTCGGTCCCCTTCTGCTCCATGTATGTCATTGCCCTCCTGGGGAACTGCACCATCCTCTTCATCATCAAGACAGAACAGAGCCTGCATGAGCCCATGTACGTTTTCCTCTCCATGTTGGCCATCATTGACCTGGTCCTCTCCACCTCCACCATCCCCAAGCTGCTGAGCATCTTCTGGTTTAACACCTGGGAAATCAGCTTCAGTGCCTGCCTCCTCCAGATGTTCGTCATTCACTCCTTTTCCACCATAGAGTCTGGGATCTTCGTGGCCATGGCCTTCGACCGGTATGTGGCCATCTGCAAGCCCTTGAGACACAAAACTATCCTAACCAATGCGATCATCATGGCTATTGGGCTTGCAGCCGTGACCCGCGGAGTACTGTACatcttccctctgcccctgctcaccacacGGTACGCGTGCTACTGGACCAATGTCATTGCCCACTCCTACTGCGAACACATGGCTGTGGTGATGCTGGTGTGTGAAGACATCACCATCAGCAACCTCTATGGCTTGGCCATTGGCTTCTTAGTGCTGGTCATGGACTCGCTTGTCATCCTCCTGTCCTACTTCATGATCCTGCGAGCCGTCCTCCGGCTTGCCTCCATTGATGCCCGCCTCAAGACTTTCAGCACCTGCGTCTCCCACCTCTGTGCCATCTTGGCTTTCTACACACCCATTGTGGCATCATCCATGACGCACCGCTTTGGGCGGCATGTGTCTCCTCACATTCACATCCTGCTAGCCAACTTCTACCTCCTTGTGCCGCCCATGCTCAACCCCATAGTGTATGGTGCCAGGACCAAGAAGATACGGCACAGGGTGCTCAAGCTCTTGTGTCCCAGGAAACACTTCCTCTGA
- the LOC132249571 gene encoding olfactory receptor 52K2-like, whose amino-acid sequence MSPFNGSCFNPATFLLVGIPGLESLHMWISVPFCSMYVIALLGNCTILFIIKTEQSLHEPIWTNVIAHSYCEHMAVVMLVCEDITISNLYGLAIGFLVLVMDSLVILLSYFMILRAVLRLASIDARLKTFSTCVSHLCAILAFYTPIVASSMTHRFGRHVSPHIHILLANFYLLVPPMLNPIVYGARTKKIRHRVLKLLCPRKHFL is encoded by the exons ATGTCACCCTTCAATGGTTCCTGCTTCAACCCTGCAACATTCCTCCTTGTTGGCATCCCCGGGCTTGAATCCTTGCACATGTGGATCTCGGTCCCCTTCTGCTCCATGTATGTCATTGCCCTCCTGGGGAACTGCACCATCCTCTTCATCATCAAGACAGAACAGAGCCTGCATGAGCCCAT CTGGACCAATGTCATTGCCCACTCCTACTGCGAACACATGGCTGTGGTGATGCTGGTGTGTGAAGACATCACCATCAGCAACCTCTATGGCTTGGCCATTGGCTTCTTAGTGCTGGTCATGGACTCGCTTGTCATCCTCCTGTCCTACTTCATGATCCTGCGAGCCGTCCTCCGGCTTGCCTCCATTGATGCCCGCCTCAAGACTTTCAGCACCTGCGTCTCCCACCTCTGTGCCATCTTGGCTTTCTACACACCCATTGTGGCATCATCCATGACGCACCGCTTTGGGCGGCATGTGTCTCCTCACATTCACATCCTGCTAGCCAACTTCTACCTCCTTGTGCCGCCCATGCTCAACCCCATAGTGTATGGTGCCAGGACCAAGAAGATACGGCACAGGGTGCTCAAGCTCTTGTGTCCCAGGAAACACTTCCTCTGA